CACTTCACCCAGACCTTGGAAGTGTCGTCGGCCGAGGCTCAGCGCGAGTGTGTGCTGGCGGGTCTGGGCGTAGCGCTGTTGACGCGCCACGCCCTGAACCTGGAGTTGGCGACCGGAGGGCTCGTCGAGCTGCCGATCGAAGAGCTGCCGTTGTATCGCAGCTGGTGCCTGGTGCAGGCCAAGGCCAAACGCCTGTCACCGGTAGCGCATGCGTTCCTGGGGTTTATCCGCAGCGAACGAGTGCAGATCAGCGGGTTGGTTGAACGTTTTGACGGGAAGCCACCGAAGCAGCCTGCCAGTAATTGACGGCATCCAGCTCGGGGTAGTCGTTGATTTCCTGTTGCAGGCGACGCAGCTCGGAACGGTGTTCGATCGCACGACGAAATTCCATGCGGCGTTGGTCTTCCTGCTGACGACGGGTCTTGACTGCGCTGCTGCTCTCTTCGTAAGGCCGGGCCATTTCGAGTCTCCCAATGCGAGTACGGAAGCATCACGATGCCGCCCGCCGGTGACGATTTGGCTGCGAGTCGGTTACAGGAAGATGAACATTGCCCAACGGCTCACCCCGCCCCCCCTTTAGGAGCGGTCGGTCGACGCTCGATTGCCAGCGATAGCCGTGAAGCGGCGACTCTTCAGTCACCTCGCGTTATCGTTGGCGATTTTTCGCGGGCAAGCCTCGCTCCTACAGGATGGCCCCCACGAAACGCGATCAGTCGTCGAGGGCTTTCACCGACTTGGGCGACAGGCGCAGGCTGCGAAGGCTGCGCTTC
This portion of the Pseudomonas sp. MRSN 12121 genome encodes:
- a CDS encoding PA3496 family putative envelope integrity protein, which codes for MARPYEESSSAVKTRRQQEDQRRMEFRRAIEHRSELRRLQQEINDYPELDAVNYWQAASVASRQNVQPTR